The genome window GCAGCTTCTTAGGGCATTTGGGCTGGTAAAAGAACCACATTGCACTAAAACTTGTACTCTTTTCAGATACAAACTTTGTACTGTTTTTAATAACCTTCAAAATACCTTTCTTACTCATAAAATCATTTCCTTTCAACACTAAAACTAGATTTGAACATTTTATAAGAAACTGGGTTCATAAACAGAACTTGGGCAATAATTGTGTATACAATAAAGCCTCTATAAGGTGTGCCGATAAATAGTGAAATAATCATTAGAAAGAGAACCGTTAAAAGCCCGATTGTTTTCAATTTCTTCCTTTGATTTGATGAGATAATCGGCTTTTCTTCAGTATCTGCAGGTGCATACTTCATAATAGAGATTATAACAGCAGGAAGAACTGATAACATTATTATAATTCCTTGA of Pseudobacteroides sp. contains these proteins:
- a CDS encoding AgrD family cyclic lactone autoinducer peptide — protein: MSKKGILKVIKNSTKFVSEKSTSFSAMWFFYQPKCPKKLLKK